From a region of the Teredinibacter turnerae genome:
- a CDS encoding glycosyl hydrolase, which produces MFTGFYWRMLAICCLSVITAVGLSGCGGSVEQSAIDNSDQSYQVEERPLGIIAGESLEIPLGESATLSGRIVGYPRDGLSVRWVQTSGPEVELTGDTSWNSNTIAFTTPTTTDDGVLTYRFEIQGVDADGVVATDADGNDLRANASVVAFDPARALTFEAEDQEVATLTGGASLVHPGDDQFISGASGDAMTADLTPGQGVDFRFVVASENAGFYALTLRYGIGLGYGGKNAIVTVNDVPTEVVLSVEGQIAEIKVGTFKFAAGEHHIRVADGWNYYRLDSLLLFPAAAPPIPLAVPPAPINAQASQAAIDLKTYLTETYTKGILSGQQSAIYDGSNALEEHAYIEAEGGKTPAIYAFDYMDYSASRAARGTLNTGLTEAALQVRESGAILSASWHWNAPLDLLDTDEQPWYKGFYSAATNFDLSKALTEDSSAEHAALMADLRIIADELTTLRDADVPLLWRPLHEAEGEWFWWGAYGPENFKALWHLMYAYFTQERELNNLLWVYSATGELSSDWYPGDAYVDIVGFDGYDSSANGEDAIFKSQWDSLLTRFNGKKLIALTETGYVPDVEAMAAADVWWSYFSTWSSGDGWGPQFSHHTAARYNAAVTVNAGDLPAKVSGGVGPTTPGVFASFDDAALFNAQVNWSDAVAAGVAVQSQWVGGGFRALRANLDLPAAGQALGETPTSVIVQTWEPQSSEGMQALELIANAQNAGDSVTAKLWAKDASGNWKDTGAQAIANGGVSLVLDLTGSEFDFSSITSFGVQFENFDAASTAAEFFIDEILLRDAEGEEKAITRFEQSAGFVGQLDWREHAGYGISNRWAAEGVHSLGFTFSPAQKSDWGEYPNAVLQLYPEGGVDVSSVQTLSIAVHTGIGGDGVTGKLWIKDAAGNWLDSGAVDVSDTQVLSIDISSIDTLSGFGVQFENFSLSASTVEVFIDKVSLDDSKYESFEELGEWEAQADWQPIAAAEIQQNTGEQSTRALVLRMDASQKTDWAENPSVVLQTYPQINVRDIAELQVWVNSRGAGSGVTAKLFVKHGENWTWVNAEPVVIPAGGATLTLDVRDYSVIAGWGVQFEAFDTSATQAEFVVDSVVFTATEESE; this is translated from the coding sequence ATGTTCACGGGTTTTTATTGGCGAATGCTGGCGATCTGCTGCCTGTCAGTTATAACCGCGGTTGGTTTAAGCGGCTGCGGCGGCAGTGTCGAGCAGAGCGCTATCGACAACAGCGATCAATCCTATCAAGTGGAAGAACGCCCTTTGGGCATTATTGCGGGTGAGTCGTTAGAAATTCCCCTCGGCGAAAGTGCAACACTGAGCGGTCGGATTGTGGGTTATCCGCGCGATGGGCTGAGTGTGCGGTGGGTGCAAACGTCGGGGCCGGAAGTCGAATTGACTGGCGACACTAGCTGGAACAGCAACACAATCGCTTTTACTACGCCGACAACCACGGACGACGGTGTGTTGACCTACCGTTTTGAAATTCAAGGAGTCGACGCTGACGGTGTGGTCGCGACCGATGCCGACGGCAATGACCTGCGCGCAAATGCGAGTGTCGTAGCGTTTGATCCAGCACGGGCATTAACCTTTGAAGCGGAAGACCAAGAAGTCGCCACGCTTACGGGTGGGGCAAGTCTGGTGCATCCAGGTGATGACCAATTTATCAGTGGTGCTTCTGGCGATGCCATGACCGCAGACTTGACGCCGGGCCAAGGCGTTGATTTTCGTTTTGTGGTCGCGTCGGAAAATGCGGGTTTTTACGCATTGACCTTGCGCTACGGTATAGGCCTTGGCTACGGCGGTAAAAATGCAATTGTCACGGTAAACGATGTTCCCACCGAAGTGGTGCTCTCGGTAGAAGGGCAAATAGCCGAAATAAAAGTCGGTACTTTTAAATTCGCCGCAGGCGAGCATCATATTCGCGTTGCCGATGGTTGGAATTATTACCGCCTCGACAGCCTGCTGTTATTTCCCGCCGCAGCGCCACCCATTCCGCTGGCCGTGCCACCAGCACCTATCAACGCGCAGGCGTCACAAGCCGCTATCGATCTTAAAACCTATTTAACTGAAACCTATACCAAGGGCATTTTATCGGGTCAGCAAAGTGCGATTTACGACGGTAGTAATGCCCTGGAAGAGCACGCTTACATTGAAGCAGAGGGGGGTAAAACTCCTGCAATCTATGCATTTGACTACATGGATTACAGTGCGAGCCGCGCTGCGCGTGGAACCTTGAATACCGGCCTCACTGAAGCCGCGTTGCAAGTGCGTGAGAGTGGGGCAATCCTTTCTGCCAGCTGGCATTGGAATGCGCCGCTCGATTTGTTGGATACCGACGAGCAGCCTTGGTACAAAGGGTTTTACAGCGCAGCCACCAATTTCGATTTAAGCAAAGCGCTCACCGAAGACAGCAGTGCAGAACATGCCGCGTTAATGGCCGATTTACGCATTATTGCCGATGAATTAACAACGCTGCGCGACGCCGACGTGCCTCTGCTCTGGCGACCATTGCACGAAGCAGAGGGAGAATGGTTTTGGTGGGGCGCGTATGGCCCGGAAAATTTTAAGGCGCTCTGGCATTTAATGTACGCCTATTTCACTCAGGAACGTGAGCTGAACAATTTGCTCTGGGTGTATTCGGCAACAGGGGAGCTTTCCAGTGATTGGTACCCCGGTGACGCCTATGTGGATATTGTCGGATTTGATGGCTACGACAGCAGTGCTAACGGCGAAGATGCAATTTTCAAATCTCAGTGGGACTCCTTGCTTACCAGGTTCAACGGTAAAAAACTGATTGCGCTGACTGAAACCGGCTATGTTCCTGACGTGGAAGCTATGGCCGCTGCCGATGTGTGGTGGTCTTATTTCTCAACCTGGAGTAGTGGTGATGGCTGGGGACCGCAATTCAGCCATCATACTGCTGCGCGCTATAACGCGGCGGTAACGGTAAATGCTGGAGATCTGCCAGCAAAAGTTTCCGGGGGCGTTGGGCCGACAACGCCAGGGGTGTTTGCGAGTTTTGATGATGCGGCTTTATTTAATGCACAGGTGAACTGGTCCGATGCCGTAGCGGCAGGTGTGGCTGTTCAATCCCAGTGGGTGGGCGGTGGCTTTCGTGCGCTGCGCGCAAACCTGGATCTTCCCGCCGCCGGGCAAGCTTTGGGCGAAACGCCCACTAGTGTGATCGTGCAAACCTGGGAGCCACAAAGTAGCGAGGGCATGCAGGCTCTGGAATTAATCGCTAATGCACAAAATGCGGGAGATTCGGTCACCGCGAAACTATGGGCAAAAGATGCCAGCGGCAACTGGAAAGACACGGGCGCTCAGGCCATCGCAAACGGTGGTGTTTCCCTCGTATTGGATCTTACCGGCAGCGAATTCGATTTCTCCAGTATCACCAGCTTTGGTGTGCAATTCGAAAATTTTGATGCGGCCAGTACGGCGGCGGAATTTTTTATTGACGAAATTCTGCTGCGCGATGCGGAGGGCGAGGAAAAGGCGATCACCCGGTTTGAGCAGAGCGCTGGATTTGTCGGTCAACTGGATTGGCGCGAACACGCGGGTTACGGCATCAGCAATCGCTGGGCAGCAGAAGGTGTACACAGTTTGGGTTTTACCTTTAGCCCGGCACAAAAAAGCGATTGGGGGGAATACCCCAATGCAGTACTGCAGCTCTATCCTGAGGGTGGCGTCGATGTCAGTAGCGTGCAAACACTGTCGATTGCGGTGCACACAGGTATCGGCGGCGACGGCGTAACTGGCAAGCTGTGGATCAAAGACGCTGCAGGCAATTGGCTGGACAGCGGGGCGGTAGACGTGAGCGATACGCAAGTGTTGAGTATTGATATCAGTAGTATCGATACGCTCTCAGGCTTCGGCGTGCAATTTGAGAACTTCTCGCTCTCGGCGTCAACGGTCGAAGTCTTTATCGACAAGGTCTCTTTGGACGATAGCAAATACGAAAGTTTTGAAGAACTCGGCGAGTGGGAAGCTCAAGCCGATTGGCAGCCCATTGCCGCCGCCGAAATTCAACAAAATACTGGCGAACAAAGCACGCGAGCATTGGTGCTGCGTATGGACGCGTCGCAAAAAACTGATTGGGCGGAAAACCCCAGCGTGGTACTGCAAACCTACCCGCAAATTAATGTGCGGGATATCGCTGAGTTACAGGTGTGGGTAAACAGCCGCGGTGCAGGTTCGGGCGTTACCGCTAAATTATTTGTTAAGCATGGCGAAAATTGGACATGGGTGAATGCCGAACCTGTGGTGATTCCGGCAGGTGGGGCGACCCTGACGCTGGACGTGCGCGACTACAGCGTAATTGCTGGTTGGGGGGTGCAGTTCGAGGCGTTCGATACCAGCGCAACCCAGGCTGAATTTGTTGTTGATAGCGTGGTGTTTACCGCAACAGAGGAATCCGAATAA
- a CDS encoding AGE family epimerase/isomerase → METETDTREQLILLQNNCANELAHLVSWWANNVVGDGNFSGEINSQGLPQHQAGKGGIYGSRLLWFFSEVAILGRDSLAPASGPTSGLASAKVSAQALYQYFSHHFIDPEYGGVVWELHANGELRDGRKQIYAQAFAIYCLSAYYRLTSDEDALAQALTIYELVEEFALDRAHGGYFEAFSREWRELDDIRLSEKDLASPKTMNTHLHLLEAYTGLLRALRQAGSPALQKVATSVQQLLELYVSRVYNSSSRHVHMFMNTHWEDESLAFSYGHDIESSWLLWEAADVLGDDALKQSYRHDVIALAETCLAQARATDGSLYDVFDKQRQLNIPERVWWVQAEAMVGFFNAWQLTGQQKYLDAVFSLWRYLEAEFITPGSEWPWLARSDQGAGYRAYLAGFWKGPYHNGRALMELISRINSVLNADC, encoded by the coding sequence GTGGAAACTGAAACGGATACCCGCGAGCAGTTAATTCTCCTACAGAATAATTGTGCTAACGAATTAGCGCATCTGGTTAGCTGGTGGGCGAACAATGTGGTGGGCGATGGCAATTTTTCTGGTGAGATCAACAGCCAGGGGCTTCCCCAGCACCAAGCTGGTAAAGGCGGTATTTACGGTTCGCGCTTACTCTGGTTTTTTAGTGAAGTGGCAATACTGGGTAGAGATTCTTTAGCGCCTGCATCAGGACCGACGTCCGGGCTCGCATCTGCAAAGGTATCTGCACAGGCGCTCTACCAGTATTTTAGCCACCATTTTATTGATCCGGAATACGGCGGTGTTGTTTGGGAATTGCATGCAAACGGTGAGCTTCGCGACGGGCGCAAGCAAATATATGCGCAGGCATTTGCTATTTACTGTCTCAGTGCCTATTACCGATTAACCTCGGATGAGGATGCGTTAGCACAGGCGTTGACGATTTATGAGCTGGTGGAAGAATTTGCGCTGGATCGCGCCCACGGTGGATATTTCGAAGCGTTTAGTCGCGAGTGGCGTGAGCTCGACGATATCCGTTTAAGCGAAAAAGATTTAGCCAGCCCCAAAACCATGAACACGCATTTGCATTTACTGGAGGCGTATACGGGTTTACTGCGCGCACTCAGGCAGGCCGGGTCGCCAGCGCTACAGAAGGTTGCAACGAGTGTTCAGCAATTGCTCGAACTCTATGTTTCCCGTGTGTATAACTCGAGTTCCAGGCACGTTCATATGTTTATGAATACTCATTGGGAAGATGAAAGCCTGGCGTTCAGTTACGGTCACGATATAGAAAGCAGTTGGTTGCTGTGGGAAGCCGCTGATGTGCTGGGGGACGATGCGCTAAAGCAATCTTACCGGCACGATGTTATTGCGCTGGCTGAAACCTGCTTAGCCCAAGCGCGCGCAACCGATGGCTCGCTTTACGACGTGTTCGATAAACAGCGCCAGTTGAACATTCCGGAGCGAGTATGGTGGGTTCAGGCGGAGGCCATGGTGGGCTTTTTTAATGCGTGGCAATTAACAGGGCAACAAAAATACCTGGATGCCGTGTTTTCCCTGTGGCGATATTTGGAAGCGGAATTTATTACCCCGGGCAGTGAATGGCCCTGGCTCGCACGCAGTGATCAGGGGGCAGGTTATCGCGCCTATCTGGCGGGCTTTTGGAAGGGGCCGTATCACAACGGTCGTGCGCTGATGGAATTAATTTCTCGGATTAATTCGGTATTGAATGCCGACTGTTAG